The Candidatus Acidulodesulfobacterium acidiphilum genome segment TCCCCTTTATTGGTCCCCTTTATTGCAGAACAATTAAATTTCTATTTGTTTAATATATTCTAAAAATAATTTTATTTTTTTGGCTTCTGCCGGACTAAATAAAAAGGGTTCGACGTCTTTCGCAAGTTCGTTAAAATCTACGGAAGTTAAATCTTTAATAAATCTGTCTTTTAAATCGGCTGAGGTTTTAATGTCTAATTTTTTATATAAATAATCATAATTAGATTTAGTTTTTTGAAGCAAAAAAATAATATCCCAGAAATATCTGCCCTTAGCTCTCTTGCGGTTTAAAGACGCATAAATTTTCTGAGACAATAGTATATCTAAAGGAGTTGTTGAAATTTCGGTAAAAACGTCGAATTTATTAATTATTTTTCTTTCAGTTTTATAATTAAAATTTTGAAGCTCGGTATATACCTGAATTATTATTTTTTCTTTTAGTAGCATAGAAATCTTGTTGTCGAATAATATTTTAGGAACTTTTATATAGCATCTGTAAGCTCCTTTAAAAACATTTTTTGTTTCAGTCGAATATCCTTCTAATTCCAAG includes the following:
- a CDS encoding nucleotidyl transferase AbiEii/AbiGii toxin family protein produces the protein MISLERLESYYPHNLRHFKKNIMREYLQYKILDIIFNSNTGDKLSFMGVTSLRIIYNNSRFSEDLDFDNFSLTQAEFTLLSEKIKKGLELEGYSTETKNVFKGAYRCYIKVPKILFDNKISMLLKEKIIIQVYTELQNFNYKTERKIINKFDVFTEISTTPLDILLSQKIYASLNRKRAKGRYFWDIIFLLQKTKSNYDYLYKKLDIKTSADLKDRFIKDLTSVDFNELAKDVEPFLFSPAEAKKIKLFLEYIKQIEI